Proteins from a genomic interval of Eriocheir sinensis breed Jianghai 21 chromosome 20, ASM2467909v1, whole genome shotgun sequence:
- the LOC127001357 gene encoding uncharacterized protein LOC127001357 — protein MTSSSSPSSSSSYPRRRPPPPPPPPLLVASTGLTLVLLLLGTHVVDGAPTHTSTTSPSPPPTPLITTTTTTTSTHRPTSHPIWHLLLALWRPKDTSHEEPSEGSHSGVLTLPSAARLVQDDGGGGGGSASLSPTAADQPKNDGDLGSHVDASTSSASTSSSSTSTAFEGTDSSTDVSSSSSSSSSSSTTAEDEDTPQHPHSGSSSSSSSSSSSQLKTKERKQHSDSTTSETNTDPSNTATDSMQHRDLGTQTPVLKMNPQYTGRDTEQQREKETPHGPVSDDPQHSEQHTGLETAQHPDTDTPQHPARNTKPKSASTASPDTRNTQKPPDATQERDPDTPQHPARNTQLKPSPNTPLHPTSATHGKSNLTQHSDLATQQEPDRDTPQHPARNTPPKPTPNTSLHPTSATQNQGNSSLTQHTDLATQQEPDRDTPQHPARNTPPKPTPNTSLLPTPATQNQGNSSLTQHTDSETQQEPDRDSPQHPARNTQPKPSRQHHQQLLNTSQHQSVNTTKSTPEQHPDSDTPKHPTSNTQHKGSRNTSQHATPAAEETRDRDTPQHPARNTKKKEGDGPQQHPAPSSLTQQHSNPETHPDPSSETQAVPSTRLNPVPSTPEQPDPSFETQKHPSPQSNPVPSTQEHPDPSFETQKQLSTQSNPVPSSKAHPDPSFDPQKHSSTKLHPVPSTQGHPDPSFQPQEHPSPQSNPVPSSKAQPDPSFEPQKHSSTKLHPVPSTQGHPDPSFQPQEHPSPQSDPVPSYETQPDPSSQAVPHPSTQLHTVPSPQENPDPSSQAVPHPRPQPHPVPNPKPDLVPFNPSQPIHPAPSPHPHPVLKISSHPDPSTDPHPIRHPIPIPHPRPHPLPLPQPFPRQSDQPYSALALLHPPHAQYHPTPHTAHHPVLHIQPHATSQPLLQQGTPWRMPHTEDPSPQAAMDRRTQPVPPVDVPDDGVPQETLVGPASQDESSHPAVMGSHGVDPASGQESSEEEQVAAEPKLDDHFFLHPMPHHRDVTLPGAEDHHHHHRHYDAAADQDTDSGTPDQDAGSPEAGRHLTTTPRSNSSEAEGLEEQLQGVEGRSLHVEEEQQRGTEQEGGTEEEGRTKEEDTPAAEGGRGAKVLQLQGPVVLESLDEAALAPLAGQAREVLTLRDNQTAVLALLRVTQTSGGSGDTFQADAMIQAEDAGDLGDDLYSGLSHRDDLRSLEAAAAGSGPAQLVQTESDGRAPLAVLAKKDAKTLEARKTINALDTAEKSQPEEAAAAAAGELTSTMKPIYEEISATLQVDTSIDDVEDFDVQTRHTETPDDFLPPTNTSHTNLIDVALHPPQPGDPTAPAATFTPPPGPSSPADPQTPLTPAPQTFSNYPSHYPPKISPAQDANAAATTAAAGDGADVWAPFVGNFSELSNASLALNASLIQKSHVLSVEEHYRMVLQERGSLMLQLMDPTADPCEDFYQFACGRWNGKFPIRQDKAVDNTFERLKEDLDDVLRSLLEEEPLTTDNNITLTVKTLYTGCMNTEAIEALGADPLLSLLRELGGWPVLEGEAWNSSGYDWVRQMARLRNYNNDILISEWVAADITNSSNHIIQLDQPELGLPGREYFINPGDFQYREAYLDLMLNVTQLLGAALPQALKDMTEVLHFETHLSRILTPAEERRNLSAVHRRLTVDQLTEEVPEVDWALYLEAITWGNNHSDEVVVFGLDYFKKLVALLEFTDDRVVSNYLLWRFVKNRISNLGENYTNIKQDYIKVLFGRQSQPERWRSCVTYVSGNLGYVVGAMFVKRYFPEASKNDTDEMIGLIRESFGTALRGAHWMNEATRHVAQEKVNTIVKNVGYPDYLLNDTYMDQVYAELSFNRETHFENVLKMLQFHARTNHDLLSVPVNRTAWVTSPAVVNAYYSRSKNMIVFPAGILQPPFYHPAFPRSLNYGGIGVVIGHEITHGFDDRGRQFDKNGNLQQWWTPSDVSQFYQRASCMLDQYGEYQVDEVDLKINPVNTLGENIADNAGIKISYQAYQNWRQNNEESVTLPYVNLTHDQLFFLNFGQIWCEINSPEAMLTKIRSGQHSPNKFRVIGTLSNSEEFSEAFNCPLGSAMNPEKKCRVW, from the exons atgacctcctcctcctccccctcctcttcctcctcctacccacgcagacgccctcctcctcctcctcctcctcctcttctggtggCGTCGACGGGACTGACTCTGGTTCTTCTGCTGCTGGGAACACATGTAGTCGACGGAGCCCCAACGC acacctccaccaccagcccgtcaccaccaccaactcccctcatcaccaccaccaccaccaccacctcgacccaCCGCCCGACTTCGCATCCCATTTGGCACCTTCTCCTGGCTCTCTGGCGGCCTAAGGATACTTCGCACGAGGAGCCTTCAGAGGGCAGCCACAGCGGCGTTCTGACTCTCCCCTCAGCGGCGCGTCTGGTCCAGGAtgacggaggaggcggcgggggttCTGCGTCTCTCTCGCCGACCGCCGCCGACCAGCCGAAGAATGACGGAGACCTTGGTAGCCATGTTgatgcctccacctcctccgcttccacttcttcctcttccacctctacgGCTTTTGAAGGGACTGATTCCTCTActgatgtctcctcctcctcgtcctcctcctcctcctcctccaccacggcAGAAGATGAAGACACTCCACAACATCCTCactccggctcctcctcctcctcttcctcctcctcctcttcgcaactaaagactaaagaaaggaagcaaCACTCAGACTCCACCACTTCTGAGACCAACACTGACCCCTCCAACACAGCAACAGACTCAATGCAACACAGGGATTTAGGAACACAAACTCCAGTGTTGAAAATGAACCCGCAATACACAGGGAGAGACACCGAGCaacagagggaaaaagaaacacCGCATGGCCCAGTTTCCGACGACCCGCAACACTCCGAGCAACACACAGGCCTGGAAACAGCGCAACACCCCGATACGGACACTCCACAACACCCCGCTCGCAACACAAAGCCGAAGTCAGCCTCCACAGCCTCACCGGACACACGCAACACACAGAAACCCCCTGATGCAACACAAGAAAGGGATCCGGATACGCCGCAACACCCAGCTCGCAATACTCAACTCAAGCCATCTCCCAACACACCGCTGCATCCTACATCGGCAACACATGGAAAATCAAACCTCACACAACACTCAGACTTGGCAACACAACAAGAACCTGATCGGGATACTCCGCAACACCCAGCTCGCAACACACCACCCAAGCCGACCCCGAACACTTCTTTACACCCAACATCCGCAACACAAAACCAAGGAAACTCAAGCCTCACGCAACACACAGACTTGGCAACACAACAAGAACCTGATCGGGACACGCCGCAACACCCAGCTCGCAACACACCACCCAAACCAACCCCCAACACTTCCTTACTCCCAACACCCGCAACACAAAACCAAGGAAACTCAAGCCTCACGCAACACACAGACTCGGAAACACAACAAGAACCGGATCGGGACTCGCCGCAACACCCAGCTCGCAACACCCAACCCAAACCAAgccgccaacaccaccagcaGCTTCTCAACACCTCGCAACACCAGTCCGTCAACACCACGAAATCAACACCCGAGCAACACCCAGATTCGGACACTCCCAAGCACCCAACGAGCAACACTCAGCATAAGGGGTCCCGCAACACTTCGCAACACGCAACACCGGCCGCTGAGGAGACCCGAGACCGTGACACCCCGCAACACCCGGCCCGcaacacaaagaagaaagagggagatggaccCCAGCAACACCCAGCCCCAAGTTCACTAACCCAGCAACACTCCAACCCCGAAACACACCCGGATCCCAGTTCTGAGACCCAGGCAGTCCCCAGTACCCGGTTAAACCCAGTCCCCAGTACACCAGAACAACCAGACCCCAGTTTTGAGACCCAGAAACACCCCAGTCCCCAGTCAAACCCAGTCCCCAGTACCCAAGAACACCCAGACCCCAGTTTTGAGACCCAGAAACAACTGAGTACCCAATCAAACCCAGTCCCCAGCTCCAAAGCCCACCCAGACCCAAGTTTTGATCCCCAGAAACACTCCAGTACCAAGTTACACCCGGTTCCCAGTACCCAAGGACACCCAGACCCAAGTTTTCAGCCCCAGGAACACCCCAGTCCACAGTCAAACCCAGTCCCCAGTTCAAAAGCCCAGCCAGACCCCAGTTTTGAGCCCCAGAAACACTCCAGTACCAAGTTACACCCGGTTCCCAGTACCCAAGGACACCCAGACCCAAGTTTTCAACCCCAGGAACACCCTAGTCCGCAGTCAGACCCAGTCCCCAGTTATGAAACCCAGCCAGACCCCAGCTCCCAGGCAGTCCCACACCCCAGTACTCAGTTACACACGGTTCCAAGTCCCCAGGAGAACCCAGACCCCAGCTCCCAGGCAGTCCCGCACCCCAGGCCCCAGCCCCACCCAGTTCCCAACCCCAAACCAGACCTGGTCCCCTTTAACCCGAGTCAACCAATCCACCCAGCCCCAAGTCCCCACCCACACCCGGTTCTGAAGATCAGCTCACACCCGGACCCCAGCACCGACCCACACCCAATCCGACACCCTATTCCTATCCCCCACCCCcgccctcaccccctcccgctcCCCCAGCCCTTCCCCCGCCAGTCCGACCAGCCGTACTCCGCCCTGGCGCTGCTCCACCCGCCCCACGCGCAGTATCACCCCACGCCCCACACGGCACACCACCCCGTGCTGCACATCCAGCCCCACGCCACTTCCCAGCCGCTGCTCCAGCAAGGCACGCCCTGGAGGATGCCCCACACTGAGGACCCGTCCCCCCAGGCCGCCATGGACCGCAGGACCCAGCCCGTACCCCCCGTGGACGTTCCTGATGACGGGGTCCCCCAGGAGACGCTTGTTGGTCCGGCGAGTCAGGACGAGTCCTCACACCCCGCCGTGATGGGCAGCCACGGCGTGGACCCGGCCTCGGGGCAGGAGTCCagcgaggaggagcaggtggcggCCGAGCCCAAGCTGGACGACCACTTCTTCCTGCACCCCATGCCGCACCACCGCGACGTGACCTTGCCCGGCGCcgaggaccaccaccaccaccaccgacactacGACGCCGCCGCCGACCAGGACACCGACAGCGGCACCCCCGACCAGGACGCCGGTAGCCCTGAGGCGGGGCggcacctcaccaccacccccaggaGCAACTCCTCGGAGGCGGAGGGGCTGGAGGAGCAGCTGCAGGGCGTGGAGGGTCGTTCCCTCCACgtcgaggaggagcagcagagaGGCACGGAGCAGGAGGGaggcacggaggaggagggacgCACGAAGGAGGAGGACACCCCCGCCGCGGAGGGCGGGCGTGGCGCGAAGGTGCTGCAGCTGCAGGGTCCCGTGGTGTTGGAATCCCTGGACGAGGCGGCGCTGGCACCGCTGGCGGGTCAGGCGCGGGAGGTACTGACGCTACGGGACAACCAGACGGCCGTGCTGGCGCTGCTGAGGGTGACGCAGACCTCCGGCGGCTCCGGCGACACCTTCCAGGCCGACGCTATGATACAGGCCGAGGACGCGGGCGACCTCGGCGACGACCTGTACAGCGGCCTGTCCCACCGCGACGACCTGCGTAGCCTGGAGGCCGCGGCGGCGGGCAGCGGCCCGGCCCAGCTGGTGCAGACAGAGAGCGACGGCCGCGCCCCCCTGGCGGTGCTGGCCAAGAAGGACGCCAAGACGCTGGAGGCGAGGAAGACCATCAACGCGCTGGACACGGCGGAGAAGAGCCAGcccgaggaggcggcggcggcggcagcgggcgAGCTCACCTCCACCATGAAACCGATCTACGAGGAGATCTCCGCCACTCTGCAGGTGGACACGAGTATCGACGACGTGGAGGACTTCGACGTACAGACGCGGCACACGGAGACACCCGACGACTTCCTGCCGCCCACCAACACCTCGCACACCAACCTCATCGACGTGGCGCTGCACCCGCCGCAACCCGGCGACCCTACCGCCCCAGCCGCCACCTTCACGCCCCCACCCGGCCCATCCTCCCCCGCGGACCCCCAGACGCCCCTCACCCCCGCCCCGCAGACTTTCTCCAACTACCCCAGCCACTACCCGCCCAAGATCTCCCCCGCGCAGGACGCtaacgccgccgccaccaccgccgccgccggggACGGGGCGGATGTCTGGGCGCCCTTCGTCGGCAACTTCTCCGAGCTGAGCAACGCCTCGCTGGCCCTCAACGCCTCGCTGATCCAGAAGAGCCACGTGCTGAGCGTCGAGGAGCACTACCGCATGGTGCTGCAGGagcgag GGAGTCTGATGCTACAGCTGATGGACCCCACCGCGGACCCCTGCGAGGACTTCTACCAGTTCGCGTGTGGCCGATGGAATGGCAAGTTTCCCATCAGACAAgacaag GCCGTGGACAACACCTTCGAGCGGCTCAAGGAAGACCTGGACGATGTGTTGCGGTCCCTGCTGGAGGAGGAGCCTCTGACCACCGACAACAACATCACACTCACGGTCAAGACTCTCTACACGGGATGCATGAACACAG AAGCCATCGAGGCCCTTGGAGCTGACCCGCTGCTGTCGCTACTCCGGGAGCTGGGCGGGTGGCCGGTGCTGGAGGGCGAGGCGTGGAACAGCTCCGGGTATGACTGGGTGCGGCAGATGGCCAGGCTCAGGAACTACAACAACGATATCCTGATCTCCGAGTGGGTGGCGGCGGACATCACGAACTCCTCCAATCATATTATACAG tTGGACCAGCCGGAGCTTGGACTACCAGGGCGCGAGTACTTCATCAACCCCGGAGACTTCCAATACCGCGAAGCCTATCTCGACCTGATGCTCAATGTGACGCAGCTTCTCGGCGCCGCCCTACCCCAAGCGCTCAAGGACATGACGGAGGTGCTGCACTTCGAAACGCATCTCTCAAGG ATCCTGACGCCGGCCGAGGAGCGGAGGAACCTGTCAGCTGTTCACCGCCGTCTCACCGTGGATCAGCTGACGGAGGAGGTGccggag GTGGACTGGGCCCTGTACCTGGAGGCCATCACCTGGGGCAACAACCACAGCGATGAGGTGGTCGTCTTCGGCCTCGACTACTTCAAGAAACTCGTCGCCCTGCTGGAGTTTACCGACGACAG GGTGGTGAGCAATTATCTCCTGTGGCGCTTTGTCAAGAACCGAATCAGCAACCTCGGAGAGAACTACACAAACATCAAGCAGGACTACATCAAGGTCCTCTTCGGGAGACAGAGCCAGCCCgagag gtgGCGTTCGTGCGTCACCTATGTCAGCGGCAACCTTGGCTACGTGGTCGGCGCGATGTTCGTTAAGAGATACTTCCCCGAGGCCAGCAAGAACGAT aCGGACGAGATGATCGGGCTTATCAGGGAATCCTTCGGCACTGCCCTGCGCGGCGCCCACTGGATGAACGAGGCGACCCGGCACGTGGCCCAGGAGAAGGTCAACACTATCGTCAAGAATGTGGGCTACCCGGACTACCTGTTGAACGATACCTACATGGACCAGGTGTACGCTGAG cTGAGTTTTAACCGCGAGACGCACTTCGAGAACGTCCTCAAGATGCTCCAGTTCCACGCCCGGACGAACCACGACCTGCTCTCCGTGCCTGTCAACCGCACCGCCTGGGTCACGTCCCCGGCGGTGGTCAACGCTTACTACAGCAGGTCAAAGAACATGATAG TCTTTCCAGCTGGCATTCTTCAGCCGCCGTTCTACCACCCTGCCTTTCCTCGGTCCCTCAACTACGGCGGCATCGGTGTGGTGATCGGGCACGAGATAACGCACGGCTTCGACGACCGCGGGCGACAATTTGACAAGAACGGCAACCTGCAGCAGTGGTGGACGCCGAGTGATGTGTCGCAGTTCTACCAGCGAGCCTCATGCATGCTGG ACCAGTATGGGGAGTACCAGGTGGACGAGGTGGACCTGAAAATCAACCCTGTGAATACCCTGGGTGAAAATATTGCAGACAACGCGGGCATCAAGATATCATACCAG gCGTACCAAAACTGGCGGCAGAACAACGAGGAGTCGGTCACACTGCCCTACGTCAACCTCACCCACGACCAgctcttcttcctcaacttcgGACAAATCTGGTGCGAGATCAACAGCCCCGAGGCGATGCTGACCAAGATACGCAGCGGACAGCACTCGCCTAACAAATTCAG gGTTATCGGGACGCTGTCGAACTCGGAGGAATTCAGCGAAGCCTTCAACTGCCCGCTGGGGAGTGCCATGAACCCTGAGAAGAAGTGCCGAGTGTGGTGA